The Rhodocytophaga rosea genome has a segment encoding these proteins:
- the rffA gene encoding dTDP-4-amino-4,6-dideoxygalactose transaminase has translation MIGFNKPYFTGKETEYIIQAVTHEKISGNGLFTRKCHDFFQKRYDFNKVLLTTSCTTALEMAAILIDTQPGDEIIIPSYTFVSTANAFVLRGATIVFADSSAQNPNIDASDLEKLITSKTKAIVVVHYAGIACDMAAVMKLAERYNLFVVEDAAQAIDSYFEDKPLGSIGHLGCFSFHETKNVIAGEGGMLVINDKRFAERAEIIWEKGTNRSAFFRGEVDKYTWMDVGSSFLPSDMIAAFLYAQLENIDDIQNRRKEIWNNYHEALLPLSEENLLLPYIPAYATNNAHMFYLVCSNLEERTALINYLKQKGVHAIFHYLSLHKSAFFQSKYSGHALDQADRYSDCLVRLPFYYELSQSQIRQVTEAVSSYFARKTQISLSL, from the coding sequence ATGATAGGTTTTAATAAACCCTATTTTACAGGCAAGGAAACAGAATACATTATACAAGCTGTTACTCACGAAAAAATTTCCGGCAATGGCTTGTTTACCAGAAAATGCCATGATTTTTTCCAGAAGCGCTATGATTTCAACAAAGTGCTGCTCACTACTTCCTGTACGACTGCGCTGGAAATGGCTGCTATTCTGATCGATACCCAGCCCGGCGATGAGATTATCATCCCTTCCTATACGTTTGTTTCTACGGCTAATGCCTTTGTGCTCAGGGGGGCTACTATCGTATTTGCCGATTCTTCTGCTCAAAATCCAAATATAGATGCGTCAGATTTAGAAAAACTGATCACCTCTAAAACCAAAGCCATTGTTGTCGTACATTATGCCGGCATCGCCTGTGATATGGCAGCTGTTATGAAGCTGGCTGAAAGATATAACCTGTTTGTGGTAGAAGATGCTGCCCAGGCCATAGATTCTTATTTTGAGGATAAACCACTCGGGTCAATAGGCCATCTGGGTTGTTTCTCCTTTCACGAAACTAAAAATGTGATTGCCGGAGAAGGAGGGATGCTGGTAATTAATGATAAGCGGTTTGCCGAAAGAGCTGAAATTATCTGGGAGAAAGGCACAAATCGCTCGGCTTTTTTCAGAGGTGAAGTAGATAAATATACCTGGATGGATGTAGGTTCTTCATTTTTGCCGTCTGATATGATCGCTGCATTTTTATATGCACAACTGGAAAATATAGACGATATACAAAACCGGCGTAAGGAAATATGGAATAATTATCACGAAGCTTTATTGCCATTATCAGAAGAAAATCTGCTGCTGCCTTATATCCCTGCCTATGCAACCAACAATGCCCATATGTTTTACCTGGTGTGCAGCAACCTGGAAGAAAGAACCGCATTGATTAATTACCTCAAGCAGAAAGGGGTACATGCCATTTTTCATTACCTCTCTCTTCATAAAAGTGCTTTTTTCCAATCCAAATATAGCGGACATGCACTTGATCAAGCCGACCGGTATTCTGATTGTCTGGTCAGGTTGCCTTTCTATTATGAATTATCCCAAAGCCAGATCCGGCAAGTAACGGAAGCTGTGAGTAGTTATTTTGCCCGGAAAACGCAAATCAGCCTGTCTCTGTAA
- a CDS encoding class I SAM-dependent methyltransferase: protein MNEKITEELQKFYDQNLANFGQTAKGVGWKNEEAQLVRFEQLAKLLSNKLSFHVNDLGCGTGAFVDYLYANHFSSFAYIGYDILPEMIKIAAAAYQKNQQCRFVHISDPLAMEEADYTVSSGIFNVKNSLSNEKWLEHMMHTIHAMNANSRKGFAFNALTSYADRDKMQDYLYYADPLYLFDYCKKNFSKNVALLHDYNQYDFTIIVRK from the coding sequence ATGAATGAAAAAATAACGGAGGAATTGCAAAAATTCTATGACCAAAATCTGGCGAATTTTGGACAAACGGCAAAAGGTGTAGGCTGGAAAAATGAAGAAGCACAACTTGTCAGGTTTGAACAATTGGCCAAATTGCTTTCAAATAAATTATCGTTTCATGTCAACGATTTAGGCTGTGGAACAGGAGCTTTTGTAGACTATTTGTACGCAAATCATTTTTCCTCTTTTGCTTACATCGGATACGACATTCTGCCAGAAATGATAAAAATTGCAGCCGCAGCCTATCAGAAAAATCAGCAATGCAGATTTGTACACATTTCTGACCCTTTAGCAATGGAAGAAGCTGATTATACGGTTTCTAGTGGAATATTTAATGTGAAAAATTCATTGAGCAATGAAAAATGGTTAGAGCATATGATGCATACAATTCATGCGATGAATGCAAATAGCCGCAAAGGTTTTGCTTTTAATGCCTTAACTTCATACGCTGATCGAGATAAAATGCAGGATTATCTATACTATGCAGATCCCTTATACTTATTTGATTATTGTAAGAAAAATTTCTCCAAAAACGTAGCTTTACTACACGATTACAACCAATATGATTTTACAATAATCGTGCGCAAATAA
- a CDS encoding glycosyltransferase family 2 protein — protein sequence MKISVVTTLYYSQSFIDEFYARILKSVLAITADYEIVFVNDGSPDDSLRKVLALQSQDPYITIVDLSRNFGHHKAMMAGLHYAEGDYIFLIDSDLEEAPELLNVFCKELISSSDIDVVFGIQEKRKGGFFERMSGRVFYYIFSILASIEYQQNSLTARLMTKRYVENIKKFNEKELDIWGVFVLTGFNQRGIHVTKGSKGSSTYTLRKKIKHAVDSITSLSSRPLYLIFVFGFFIICLSFLEVAYIVYRKLHLEIDIEGWASIIASIWLVGGIIIFILGVIGIYLSKIFSEIKNRPLTVIKEIYKKQQ from the coding sequence ATGAAAATTTCGGTAGTCACCACTCTATATTATTCACAAAGTTTTATTGATGAATTTTATGCCCGCATCTTAAAAAGTGTATTGGCTATCACTGCAGATTATGAAATTGTTTTTGTCAATGATGGCTCTCCGGATGATTCTTTGAGGAAAGTGCTTGCTTTACAGTCTCAGGACCCATACATAACCATTGTGGACCTTTCCAGGAATTTTGGTCATCATAAGGCCATGATGGCAGGTTTACATTATGCCGAAGGCGATTATATTTTTCTCATTGATAGCGATCTGGAAGAAGCCCCTGAATTGTTAAATGTTTTTTGCAAAGAACTAATCAGTAGCAGCGATATTGATGTAGTGTTTGGAATTCAGGAAAAGCGAAAAGGAGGTTTTTTCGAAAGAATGAGCGGTAGAGTATTTTACTATATATTTTCTATACTGGCTAGTATCGAATACCAGCAAAACAGTTTAACCGCCCGACTGATGACAAAACGCTATGTGGAAAATATAAAAAAATTCAATGAGAAAGAACTCGATATATGGGGTGTTTTTGTGCTGACAGGCTTTAACCAGAGAGGAATTCATGTGACCAAAGGCAGCAAAGGTTCCTCTACTTATACTCTTAGAAAAAAAATTAAACATGCGGTAGATTCTATTACTTCCCTGAGCAGCCGGCCTCTGTATCTAATATTTGTATTTGGCTTTTTTATTATTTGCCTCTCTTTTCTGGAAGTAGCGTACATTGTGTATAGAAAACTTCATTTAGAAATAGATATAGAAGGATGGGCCAGTATTATTGCATCCATATGGTTAGTAGGAGGCATTATTATATTTATTCTGGGTGTGATCGGGATATATCTTTCCAAGATATTTTCGGAGATTAAAAATAGACCCCTAACTGTGATCAAAGAAATTTATAAGAAGCAGCAATAA
- a CDS encoding WbqC family protein, protein MPDKKVAIIQSNYIPWKGYFDMINSVDEFIILDEVQYTRSDWRNRNLIKTKEGVKWLILPVKVKKERFETKINEVVVADKNWGKVHWATLTNNYRKAPYFKEYSGIFESLYLQTNEEFLSLINFTFISAILPLLGIQTKVSWSTAYTLCGNRNERLVYLCQQAGAKEYLSGPAAKGYIDEKMFKEAGISVSWMDYSGYPEYNQLYPPFEHGVTVLDLIFNEGPKASQFMKSTIKDALN, encoded by the coding sequence ATGCCTGACAAGAAAGTTGCTATTATTCAATCCAATTATATTCCCTGGAAAGGATATTTTGATATGATCAACTCAGTAGATGAGTTCATCATTTTAGATGAAGTACAATATACCCGAAGTGACTGGCGGAATAGAAATTTAATTAAAACCAAAGAGGGAGTAAAATGGCTGATTTTACCAGTTAAGGTAAAAAAAGAAAGATTTGAAACAAAGATTAATGAAGTTGTGGTTGCTGATAAAAATTGGGGAAAGGTTCATTGGGCAACCCTTACAAATAATTACAGAAAAGCTCCTTATTTTAAAGAATATAGCGGGATCTTTGAATCCCTATACTTACAGACAAATGAAGAGTTTCTAAGTTTAATAAATTTTACATTTATTTCTGCTATCCTTCCATTATTAGGTATTCAAACAAAAGTAAGCTGGTCTACAGCCTACACACTCTGCGGTAATAGAAATGAACGATTGGTTTATTTATGTCAGCAGGCAGGTGCCAAGGAATATTTGTCCGGCCCGGCCGCTAAAGGATATATAGATGAAAAAATGTTTAAAGAGGCTGGTATTTCAGTCTCATGGATGGATTATTCAGGTTACCCTGAATATAACCAGCTTTATCCTCCATTTGAGCATGGCGTTACTGTTCTGGATTTGATTTTTAATGAAGGTCCAAAGGCAAGTCAATTTATGAAATCCACCATCAAAGATGCCTTAAACTAA
- a CDS encoding tetratricopeptide repeat protein, with product MNQSRLEQLFEFLKEDPDDPFNWYALATEYLKKDPKEALKYYEKLLTDYENYVPTYYHAAKVYAALGEHEQAEHTFRKGIQVSLQQGNRKAQQELQNAYNEWKDEME from the coding sequence ATGAATCAGTCAAGGCTGGAACAATTGTTTGAGTTTTTAAAGGAAGATCCTGACGATCCGTTTAACTGGTATGCATTGGCTACGGAATACCTGAAAAAAGACCCAAAGGAAGCTTTAAAATATTATGAAAAATTGCTGACAGATTACGAAAACTATGTGCCTACCTATTATCATGCAGCAAAAGTATACGCTGCTTTAGGTGAGCATGAGCAAGCTGAACATACGTTCCGGAAAGGCATACAAGTAAGCCTGCAGCAAGGCAACCGCAAAGCACAACAGGAACTGCAAAATGCCTATAATGAGTGGAAGGATGAGATGGAGTAA
- a CDS encoding electron transfer flavoprotein subunit beta/FixA family protein, translating to MKILVCISHVPDTTTKISFTDNNTKLNKAGVQFITGPYDDYALSRAIELKEAKGGTVTVLNVGLVETEPTIRKALAIGADDAFRVNAEPTDAYFVATQIAAIAKQNSYDLILMGRESIDFNSGQVHGLVGEMLGIPSLSPVMKLDIEGNKAVLAREIEGGKEVLEVNLPLVAGCQEPIAEWKIPNMRGIMTAKTKPLKVIEPVGHEDLSVVSKYELPAPKGACKMIPAEEAEKLITLLRTEAKVL from the coding sequence ATGAAAATATTAGTTTGCATTTCGCATGTGCCTGATACGACGACAAAAATCTCATTTACTGATAACAATACCAAACTCAATAAAGCCGGCGTACAGTTTATTACCGGCCCTTACGATGATTATGCCTTATCGCGTGCCATCGAACTGAAAGAAGCGAAAGGTGGAACAGTTACTGTGCTCAATGTAGGACTTGTAGAAACAGAACCCACTATCCGCAAAGCCCTTGCCATTGGGGCTGATGACGCCTTCCGGGTGAATGCCGAACCAACTGATGCGTATTTTGTAGCCACCCAGATAGCTGCCATTGCCAAACAAAACAGTTATGATCTGATTCTGATGGGCCGTGAATCCATCGATTTTAATAGTGGTCAGGTACATGGGCTGGTAGGTGAAATGCTGGGAATTCCTTCGCTGTCTCCGGTAATGAAATTAGATATTGAAGGAAATAAGGCTGTTCTGGCCCGTGAAATTGAAGGTGGGAAAGAAGTACTGGAAGTAAATCTGCCTTTGGTAGCCGGTTGCCAGGAACCCATTGCCGAATGGAAAATACCTAATATGCGTGGGATTATGACGGCTAAAACAAAACCTTTAAAAGTAATAGAACCGGTAGGCCACGAAGATTTATCTGTAGTGAGTAAGTATGAGTTGCCTGCACCTAAAGGAGCCTGCAAGATGATTCCGGCCGAAGAAGCAGAAAAACTCATTACCCTGCTCAGAACCGAAGCAAAAGTACTGTAG
- a CDS encoding electron transfer flavoprotein subunit alpha/FixB family protein: MSILAFVEIAEGAVKKSSIEAVGYAAQIAKQKNTSTTAIVLGEISAAELENLGSVGADKVLHTADSRLNDGIIQAYTSVLAQAVEKEKAEVLVLAKSSLGDAVAARLAARLKASLASNVVDLPDFSNGFVVKRSIYTGKAFAYTELKGDKKIIAIKKNAFNPTETDKKASIENFSPVLNDSDFNVTIKETVKASGDILLPEADIVVSGGRGLKGPENWGIIEDLAKALGAATACSKPVSDLDWRPHHEHVGQTGIKISPNLYIAVGISGAIQHLAGVNSSRVIVAINKDADAPFFKAADYGIVGDAFDIVPRLTKAVKGS; encoded by the coding sequence ATGTCTATACTCGCATTTGTTGAAATTGCAGAAGGAGCTGTAAAAAAATCTTCGATAGAAGCCGTAGGATATGCAGCCCAGATCGCAAAACAAAAAAACACAAGTACTACTGCTATTGTACTCGGCGAAATTTCTGCAGCAGAACTGGAAAACTTAGGCAGTGTAGGTGCTGATAAGGTACTGCACACCGCAGATAGCCGCTTGAATGATGGCATTATCCAGGCTTATACCAGTGTGCTGGCACAGGCTGTTGAAAAGGAAAAAGCAGAAGTACTGGTTCTGGCTAAATCTTCTCTGGGCGATGCCGTGGCGGCCCGGTTAGCGGCCCGGCTGAAAGCTAGTCTGGCTTCCAATGTAGTGGATCTGCCCGATTTCTCTAACGGCTTTGTCGTAAAACGCAGTATTTATACCGGGAAAGCCTTTGCATATACTGAACTGAAAGGTGACAAAAAGATCATTGCGATTAAGAAAAATGCCTTCAATCCTACAGAGACGGATAAAAAAGCAAGTATCGAAAATTTCTCACCGGTTTTAAATGATTCAGATTTCAACGTTACCATTAAAGAAACCGTAAAAGCTAGCGGAGATATTTTATTGCCTGAAGCAGACATTGTGGTTTCTGGGGGTCGTGGTTTAAAAGGACCTGAGAACTGGGGCATCATTGAAGACCTGGCAAAAGCGTTGGGTGCTGCTACGGCCTGTTCCAAACCCGTTTCTGACCTCGACTGGCGGCCTCATCACGAACATGTAGGCCAGACAGGCATTAAGATCAGTCCGAATTTGTATATTGCAGTGGGAATTTCAGGAGCTATCCAGCATCTGGCCGGCGTTAACTCCTCCAGGGTAATCGTAGCTATTAATAAAGATGCCGATGCCCCATTTTTCAAAGCAGCGGATTATGGTATTGTAGGCGATGCCTTTGATATCGTGCCGCGGCTGACAAAGGCAGTGAAAGGATCGTAA
- a CDS encoding bifunctional nuclease family protein: MNKIKLEILGLSSSQSQSGSFALVLGEETGNRRLPIIIGMFEAQAIAIEIEKIVPNRPMTHDLFRSFANSFKFSVLEIVISDLKEGVFYAKIVCTDGMKKVEIDARPSDAIAIGLRFNVPIYTFEAILSEAGIVLTDANEEEEPLVKKEEPKKAGGRKSSMEQLKDIPYEQLKAMLDEALEKEDYERAAKIRDELNKRN, from the coding sequence GTGAACAAGATTAAACTTGAAATTCTCGGCCTTTCTTCAAGCCAGTCGCAATCGGGTTCGTTTGCCCTGGTGTTGGGAGAGGAAACTGGTAACCGCAGGTTGCCCATCATTATCGGCATGTTTGAAGCACAGGCCATCGCTATTGAAATAGAAAAGATTGTGCCCAACCGGCCTATGACACACGATCTCTTTCGTTCCTTCGCCAACAGTTTTAAGTTTTCAGTGCTGGAAATCGTGATTTCTGACCTGAAAGAAGGCGTATTTTATGCCAAAATTGTATGCACCGATGGAATGAAAAAGGTAGAAATAGATGCTAGACCTTCGGATGCTATCGCGATCGGTTTACGCTTTAATGTTCCGATTTATACATTCGAGGCTATTCTTTCTGAAGCCGGTATTGTTCTTACAGATGCCAACGAAGAGGAAGAACCACTGGTAAAAAAAGAAGAACCCAAAAAAGCTGGCGGCCGTAAATCTTCTATGGAACAACTCAAAGATATTCCCTACGAGCAACTGAAAGCCATGCTGGATGAAGCCCTGGAAAAAGAAGATTATGAACGGGCTGCCAAAATCCGGGACGAATTGAATAAAAGAAACTAA
- a CDS encoding EamA family transporter, whose amino-acid sequence MQTITATKHSLLKLVAAFAAVYIIWGSTYLGVRFASETIPPLLMASVRFLVSGSILYIVARAKGASAPQPIHWRSSAITGFFLLLLGNGLMAWSLKFVASSMAAILVATEPFWLVLVAWLLFGKGKPAIKEVLGLVIGFAGIMILISAGNHSGSTVTNPIGVIMVMVSAIAWAIGSMYATKAVNTDSSILTVAMQMLAGGVMLVIAGTLVGEWKLLHFDAVTAKSLIALAYLTFFGSLVAFTAYSWLLGKVSPSLASTYAFVNPVVAIFLGWSWGGEAISGAMLLASGIIITSVILITQAKHK is encoded by the coding sequence ATGCAAACCATTACCGCTACAAAACACTCTTTACTTAAACTGGTTGCCGCTTTTGCTGCTGTATATATCATCTGGGGCTCTACTTACCTGGGTGTCCGGTTTGCCAGCGAAACCATTCCGCCACTCTTGATGGCAAGTGTTCGCTTTTTAGTTTCGGGCAGCATCTTATATATAGTGGCCAGAGCAAAGGGTGCTTCTGCACCCCAACCTATTCACTGGAGAAGCTCAGCCATTACAGGTTTTTTCCTATTGCTGCTGGGGAATGGCCTGATGGCCTGGTCATTAAAGTTTGTTGCTTCCAGCATGGCAGCTATACTGGTAGCCACCGAACCTTTCTGGCTGGTACTGGTTGCCTGGTTGCTGTTTGGCAAAGGCAAACCAGCCATAAAAGAAGTACTGGGACTGGTGATTGGTTTTGCAGGAATTATGATTTTAATCAGTGCAGGTAATCATTCTGGCAGCACTGTTACCAACCCAATCGGCGTAATTATGGTGATGGTCAGTGCTATTGCCTGGGCCATTGGTTCGATGTATGCCACCAAAGCTGTAAACACAGACTCCTCTATTCTTACCGTAGCCATGCAGATGCTGGCTGGTGGAGTTATGCTGGTAATAGCTGGTACATTAGTGGGCGAATGGAAACTCCTGCACTTTGATGCCGTAACGGCCAAATCTTTGATAGCACTGGCTTATCTTACTTTTTTTGGTTCGCTTGTCGCATTTACAGCCTATAGCTGGCTATTAGGAAAAGTTTCGCCCAGCCTGGCTTCTACCTATGCGTTTGTCAATCCGGTGGTCGCTATATTTCTGGGATGGTCATGGGGAGGGGAAGCTATTTCAGGCGCTATGCTGCTGGCTTCGGGTATTATTATAACCTCAGTTATTCTCATTACACAAGCCAAGCATAAATAG
- a CDS encoding 3-keto-disaccharide hydrolase, translating into MRIYSITSLFFVLSIGFISQVQAQVGVGTKPLKDAEVYFDGSEKMLHEKWTYWKGPRLAASLPIKWKVVKDPAGNGTAMNSNDPSAAGGKYGAADIVTKKEFRDFRAHVEFYITKAGGNSGVYLQNRYEIQVLDGDTTSHGMAALINETPSPYHAYNGVGKWNSYDIVFRAARFKDGKLVEKPMATLYFNGKKVHTNHSISQVWGGPNSGIDGGNDGGKGITDKPGGLKLQAEGHDVLYRNIWIKELDLKEPNTDF; encoded by the coding sequence ATGCGTATTTACAGTATCACCAGTTTATTTTTTGTCCTAAGTATAGGATTTATTAGTCAGGTTCAGGCACAGGTAGGTGTTGGCACCAAACCATTAAAAGATGCAGAAGTCTATTTTGATGGCAGTGAAAAAATGCTTCATGAGAAATGGACTTACTGGAAAGGCCCCAGATTAGCCGCCAGTTTGCCTATCAAATGGAAAGTAGTAAAAGACCCGGCGGGTAATGGCACCGCGATGAATAGCAATGATCCTTCTGCCGCTGGTGGTAAATATGGAGCGGCAGATATTGTGACTAAAAAAGAATTCCGTGATTTTCGGGCGCATGTGGAGTTTTATATTACCAAAGCAGGTGGTAACAGTGGCGTATATTTACAGAACCGCTACGAAATTCAGGTGCTCGATGGAGATACTACTTCCCATGGCATGGCAGCTCTTATCAATGAAACGCCTTCTCCTTATCATGCGTACAATGGCGTGGGTAAATGGAATTCGTATGATATTGTGTTCAGAGCAGCTCGTTTTAAGGATGGAAAACTGGTGGAAAAGCCGATGGCTACTTTGTATTTTAATGGAAAAAAAGTGCATACCAATCATTCGATCAGCCAGGTATGGGGCGGGCCAAATTCCGGTATAGATGGCGGTAATGATGGTGGTAAGGGAATCACAGATAAACCGGGTGGTCTGAAATTACAGGCAGAAGGCCATGATGTCTTATACCGCAATATCTGGATTAAGGAACTGGATTTGAAAGAGCCTAATACGGATTTTTAG